In Rhodoferax koreense, a genomic segment contains:
- a CDS encoding HNH endonuclease encodes MKVLKLSAQGLPQSWISLEEAVIHYAAEDVRWELGAQIAVFHGGHNAITGEQSVIAVSSIIGTRGVPNINPFDLRPSLTNSKLFTRDRNVCAYCGQHFHEDVLTREHIKPLGQKGADTWMNVVTACRACNHRKSNRTPEQAHMPLLYAPYVPSLWEDFILRNRRILADQMDFLMAHVPKSSRLLI; translated from the coding sequence GTGAAGGTCTTGAAGCTGTCGGCCCAAGGGCTGCCCCAGTCATGGATTTCGCTCGAGGAAGCGGTCATCCACTATGCGGCGGAAGACGTGCGCTGGGAGCTCGGCGCGCAGATCGCCGTGTTCCATGGCGGGCACAACGCCATCACCGGCGAGCAGTCGGTGATCGCGGTCAGCAGCATCATCGGGACGCGCGGCGTGCCCAACATCAACCCCTTCGACCTGCGGCCCAGCCTCACCAATTCCAAGCTGTTCACGCGCGACCGCAATGTCTGCGCCTATTGCGGCCAGCATTTCCATGAAGATGTGCTGACGCGCGAGCACATCAAGCCCCTGGGCCAGAAGGGCGCAGACACCTGGATGAACGTGGTCACCGCCTGCCGCGCCTGCAACCACCGCAAGAGCAATCGCACGCCCGAGCAGGCCCACATGCCGCTGCTGTACGCGCCCTATGTGCCCAGCCTGTGGGAAGACTTCATCCTGCGCAATCGCCGCATCCTGGCCGACCAGATGGATTTCCTGATGGCCCACGTGCCTAAGTCCTCCCGATTGCTGATCTGA
- a CDS encoding sensor histidine kinase: protein MPASARGAATTPLRSVGACCARWLRRSLPRSLFGRLALLLVAAVLVGQVLAMALMFELRPFPARPPEAGVFAGDRLPVMPAQIGPASPRAGIPPRSAAGAFPPSLSPPPPPRPPPPEFPLMHGGLLLDIAVRVAALLLAAWVGARWLSEPIRRLARAARALGDDIEGPPLAENGSTEAREASRLFNQMQARIREQLNERDRLVAAVSHDLRTPLTRLRLRAENLADPERKRQFAQDISEMDNMIRTTLDVLSGAADAEPRVLLDVVALLDSMADDLRDAGHAVAVHGTAAPIRAQPQSLQRCISNLLENAIRYGGCAEVRLDDAHDTLRIAICDRGPGLPPEELDRVMAPFYRLQASRQLNQGGVGLGLSIALDIARRHGGTLTLANREAGGLVATLDLPRVLSKV, encoded by the coding sequence ATGCCGGCGTCGGCGCGCGGTGCTGCGACGACGCCGTTGCGTTCTGTCGGCGCATGTTGCGCACGCTGGTTGCGGCGGTCGCTGCCGCGCAGCCTGTTTGGCCGCCTGGCGCTGCTGCTGGTGGCGGCCGTGCTGGTCGGGCAGGTGCTGGCCATGGCCCTGATGTTCGAACTTCGGCCGTTTCCCGCGCGGCCGCCCGAGGCAGGCGTTTTCGCGGGTGACCGTCTGCCGGTGATGCCAGCGCAGATCGGGCCTGCCAGCCCGCGTGCCGGCATCCCGCCGCGGTCCGCGGCAGGCGCATTCCCGCCGTCGCTTTCACCACCGCCGCCACCCCGGCCTCCGCCACCCGAATTCCCGCTCATGCACGGCGGCCTGCTGCTGGACATTGCGGTGCGGGTGGCCGCGCTGTTGCTGGCCGCCTGGGTCGGTGCCCGTTGGCTTTCCGAGCCGATCCGCCGGTTGGCCAGGGCCGCGCGCGCCCTCGGCGACGACATCGAAGGCCCGCCGCTGGCCGAAAACGGCAGCACCGAGGCGCGCGAGGCCAGCCGCCTGTTCAACCAGATGCAGGCGCGCATCCGCGAACAGCTCAACGAGCGCGACCGGCTGGTGGCCGCGGTGTCGCATGACCTGCGCACGCCGCTCACCCGGTTGCGCCTGCGGGCCGAGAATCTGGCCGATCCCGAGCGCAAGCGCCAGTTCGCCCAGGACATCAGCGAGATGGACAACATGATCCGCACCACGCTCGACGTACTCAGCGGCGCGGCCGATGCCGAACCGCGCGTGCTGCTCGACGTGGTGGCGCTGCTCGACAGCATGGCCGACGACCTGCGCGACGCGGGCCACGCCGTGGCCGTGCACGGCACGGCCGCGCCAATACGCGCGCAGCCGCAGTCCTTGCAGCGCTGCATCAGCAACCTGCTGGAGAACGCGATCCGCTACGGCGGCTGTGCCGAGGTCCGGCTGGACGATGCGCACGACACGCTGCGCATCGCCATCTGCGACCGCGGCCCGGGCCTGCCGCCGGAAGAACTCGACCGGGTGATGGCGCCGTTCTACCGGCTGCAGGCTTCGCGCCAGTTGAACCAGGGCGGCGTCGGCTTGGGCCTGTCGATCGCGCTGGACATCGCGCGCCGGCACGGCGGCACACTCACGCTGGCCAATCGCGAGGCAGGCGGCCTGGTGGCGACGCTGGATTTGCCAAGAGTGCTATCGAAAGTGTAG
- a CDS encoding acyl-CoA dehydrogenase family protein — translation MDLAFTPEEQSFREEVRAWVAAHLPADIAHKVHNALRLSRDDLQRWAKILGKKGWLGYGWPKQFGGPGWNAVQKHLFEEECARAGGPRIVPFGPVMVAPVIMAFGNAEQQQRFLPGIASGEVWWSQGYSEPGSGSDLASVKTRAERQGDKYIVNGQKTWTTLGQYGEWIFCLVRTSTEGKPQTGISFLLIDMKSPGVTVRPIVLLDGEAEVNEVWFDNVEVPAENLIGEENKGWTYAKHLLSHERTNIADVNRAKRELERLKRIAKAEGVYEDQRFRDEIAKLEVDVVALEMMVLRVLSAEKSGKNSLDVAALLKIRGSEIQQRYSELMMLAAGPYSLPFIFEAMEAGWQGDHVGAAHCAPLASTYFNQRKTTIYGGSNEVQRNIVAQVVLG, via the coding sequence ATGGACCTTGCTTTCACGCCCGAAGAACAATCGTTTCGCGAGGAGGTCCGTGCCTGGGTCGCAGCCCATCTTCCCGCCGATATCGCTCATAAAGTGCACAACGCCCTGCGCCTGAGCCGCGACGACTTGCAGCGCTGGGCCAAGATCCTGGGCAAGAAGGGCTGGCTCGGTTACGGCTGGCCCAAGCAGTTCGGCGGGCCGGGCTGGAACGCGGTGCAGAAACACCTGTTCGAAGAAGAATGCGCGCGCGCCGGCGGACCCCGCATCGTGCCCTTCGGGCCGGTGATGGTGGCGCCGGTGATCATGGCCTTCGGCAATGCGGAGCAGCAGCAGCGCTTCCTGCCCGGCATCGCCAGCGGCGAAGTCTGGTGGAGCCAGGGCTACAGCGAGCCGGGCTCGGGCTCCGACCTGGCTTCGGTGAAGACCCGGGCCGAGCGTCAAGGGGACAAATACATCGTCAACGGCCAGAAGACCTGGACGACGCTGGGCCAGTACGGCGAATGGATCTTCTGCCTGGTGCGCACCAGCACCGAGGGCAAGCCGCAGACCGGCATCAGCTTCCTGCTGATCGACATGAAGTCGCCCGGCGTGACGGTGCGGCCCATCGTGCTGCTGGACGGCGAGGCCGAGGTCAACGAGGTCTGGTTCGACAACGTCGAAGTGCCCGCCGAAAACCTGATCGGCGAGGAGAACAAGGGCTGGACCTATGCCAAGCACCTGCTGAGCCACGAGCGCACCAACATCGCCGACGTGAACCGCGCCAAGCGCGAACTCGAACGCCTCAAACGCATCGCCAAGGCCGAAGGCGTGTACGAAGACCAGCGCTTCCGCGACGAGATCGCCAAGCTCGAAGTCGACGTGGTCGCGCTCGAGATGATGGTGCTCAGGGTGCTGTCAGCCGAGAAATCGGGCAAGAACTCGCTCGACGTCGCCGCCCTCCTGAAGATCCGCGGCAGCGAGATCCAGCAGCGCTACAGCGAACTGATGATGCTCGCCGCCGGCCCCTACAGCCTGCCCTTCATCTTCGAGGCGATGGAAGCCGGCTGGCAGGGCGACCACGTGGGCGCGGCCCACTGCGCGCCGCTGGCCTCCACCTATTTCAACCAGCGCAAGACCACGATCTACGGTGGCTCGAACGAGGTGCAGCGCAACATCGTCGCCCAGGTCGTTCTGGGCTGA
- a CDS encoding bifunctional riboflavin kinase/FAD synthetase codes for MLVFRGFNYPAIQGACALTIGNFDGVHRGHQAMLALLNSEAEHRGVPSCVLTFEPHPRDYFAAATGRPELAPARIGTLRDKLTELARCGVDQVIVLPFDARLAAQTPEAFIDDVLVRGLGARYVLVGDDFRFGAKRAGDYAMLDAAGAHHDFDVARMNSYEVHGLRVSSSEVRQALGRGDMAATARLLGRPYSISGHVVHGRKLGRELGFRTVNLRFAHWKPAASGIFAVRVHGLAETALVGVANLGIRPSLDPGDVNGGRVLLETHCLDWPAALGAEGAYGKIIRVELLHKLHDELKYDSLEALKTGIAKDCADARDFFGGMHAETSRQTTRDRI; via the coding sequence ATGTTGGTTTTCCGCGGCTTCAACTACCCTGCCATCCAGGGGGCGTGTGCCTTGACCATCGGCAATTTCGACGGTGTGCACCGCGGCCACCAAGCCATGCTGGCCCTGCTCAACAGCGAAGCCGAACACCGCGGCGTGCCGAGTTGCGTGCTGACCTTCGAGCCGCATCCGCGCGACTACTTCGCCGCCGCCACCGGCCGGCCGGAACTCGCGCCGGCGCGCATCGGCACGCTGCGCGACAAGCTCACCGAACTGGCGCGCTGCGGCGTGGACCAGGTGATCGTGCTGCCCTTTGACGCGCGGCTCGCTGCGCAGACGCCGGAGGCCTTCATCGACGACGTGCTGGTGCGCGGCCTGGGTGCGCGTTACGTGCTGGTGGGCGACGACTTTCGCTTCGGCGCCAAACGCGCGGGCGACTACGCCATGCTCGACGCCGCCGGCGCGCACCACGATTTCGATGTCGCGCGCATGAACAGCTATGAGGTGCATGGATTGCGCGTCTCCAGCTCCGAGGTGCGGCAGGCGCTGGGCCGCGGCGACATGGCGGCCACCGCGCGGCTGCTCGGGCGGCCCTACAGCATCAGCGGGCACGTGGTGCACGGGCGCAAGCTCGGGCGTGAGCTCGGCTTTCGCACCGTCAACCTGCGTTTTGCGCACTGGAAGCCCGCCGCCAGCGGCATCTTCGCCGTGCGCGTCCACGGCCTGGCGGAAACCGCGCTCGTGGGCGTGGCCAATCTCGGCATCCGGCCGTCGCTCGACCCGGGCGACGTCAACGGCGGCCGTGTGCTGCTCGAAACCCATTGCCTCGACTGGCCCGCCGCGCTCGGCGCCGAGGGGGCGTACGGTAAAATCATCCGCGTGGAACTGCTGCACAAACTGCATGACGAGCTGAAATACGACAGCCTGGAAGCCCTGAAGACGGGCATCGCCAAGGACTGCGCCGACGCGCGTGATTTCTTCGGTGGCATGCATGCAGAGACCAGCCGTCAGACGACGCGCGACCGAATTTAG
- a CDS encoding EF-hand domain-containing protein, with protein MSSINGISGGGASGDAWAQLRAARAATQSRIQNQLLAKVDADGSGGVDSSELQTALDTIAKKTGVAVDTKATDLLAKADQNGDGSLGAAELEKALQSALPPPSTMDFAQSRSADNTAAMAAKSQAADDLFAKVDADGNGSIDKTELNALMQAMAQDEPATRSTTSSPGANSANDDRFDTNKDGVVSALELAAGTASGAAPTDPLAALFEAVDTDGDEKLSVSETDALAKQAATALETLQKASSMTGNSDGNGGTAEDKPFDLRTLAQLVLKQYEAIASQGSSASTSASTLNATA; from the coding sequence ATGTCCAGCATCAATGGCATCAGCGGTGGCGGCGCCAGCGGCGACGCCTGGGCCCAGCTTCGGGCCGCGCGGGCGGCCACCCAGAGCCGCATCCAGAATCAACTGCTGGCCAAGGTCGATGCGGATGGTAGCGGTGGCGTCGACAGCAGCGAATTGCAGACGGCGCTGGACACCATCGCCAAGAAAACCGGCGTGGCGGTCGACACCAAGGCCACCGACCTGCTCGCCAAGGCGGACCAGAATGGCGATGGCAGCCTCGGCGCGGCCGAACTCGAGAAGGCGCTGCAGAGCGCGCTGCCGCCGCCGTCGACCATGGATTTCGCCCAGTCGCGCTCGGCCGACAACACCGCCGCCATGGCTGCGAAAAGCCAGGCCGCTGACGACCTGTTCGCCAAGGTGGATGCCGACGGGAACGGCAGTATCGACAAAACCGAACTCAATGCCCTGATGCAAGCGATGGCGCAGGACGAGCCGGCCACTCGCAGCACCACCAGTTCACCCGGTGCGAACAGCGCCAACGACGATCGGTTCGACACCAACAAGGACGGCGTGGTCTCCGCACTGGAACTGGCCGCGGGCACCGCTTCAGGTGCCGCCCCAACCGATCCGTTGGCGGCGCTGTTCGAAGCCGTCGACACCGACGGTGACGAAAAACTCAGCGTCAGCGAAACCGATGCCCTGGCCAAGCAGGCGGCCACGGCACTGGAGACATTGCAAAAGGCTTCCAGCATGACCGGCAACAGCGACGGCAACGGCGGCACCGCGGAAGACAAGCCTTTCGATCTGCGCACCCTGGCCCAACTCGTGCTGAAGCAATACGAGGCCATCGCGAGCCAAGGGTCGTCGGCCTCAACCTCGGCATCGACGCTGAACGCCACGGCCTGA
- a CDS encoding PEP-CTERM sorting domain-containing protein, whose amino-acid sequence MKKVILSAMLAIAGLASFSAQAVTVSFNSTNTNVAGGDQSGKTSPYLDAANVAKGTVFVETFDHPAAGSAVTSQGCGIDTPSNLVSITGGSYGTRKGTVAGAAAAPSGDSTCFAYGPAIGGALPDTVTLDYTGLINSLGGKTLNYLGLYYGSIDTYNDLMFYDANGDLIQTITGQSLIDLFNGTSGDQTSSASNIYVNLLFTDAEAFTSFKFTTRAIAFEMDNVAVGYNVSAIPEPGSIGLLGLGLAALGVNRRRSKAKKA is encoded by the coding sequence ATGAAGAAGGTTATTCTCAGCGCCATGCTGGCCATCGCCGGCCTGGCTTCGTTCTCCGCCCAGGCGGTCACCGTCAGTTTCAATTCGACCAACACCAACGTCGCCGGAGGAGACCAGTCCGGCAAGACCAGTCCGTACCTGGACGCGGCCAATGTGGCCAAGGGCACGGTGTTCGTCGAGACATTCGACCATCCCGCAGCGGGCAGCGCCGTCACCTCTCAAGGTTGCGGCATCGACACGCCTTCGAACCTGGTGTCGATCACCGGCGGCAGCTACGGCACGCGCAAGGGGACCGTCGCCGGTGCCGCCGCGGCACCTTCCGGCGATTCGACCTGTTTCGCCTACGGCCCTGCGATCGGCGGCGCGCTGCCCGATACCGTGACCTTGGACTACACCGGTCTGATCAATTCCTTGGGTGGGAAGACCTTGAACTACCTCGGGCTGTATTACGGCTCCATCGACACGTACAACGACCTGATGTTCTACGACGCCAACGGCGACCTGATCCAGACCATCACCGGCCAGTCGCTCATCGACCTGTTCAACGGAACCTCCGGCGACCAGACTTCCAGCGCTTCCAATATCTATGTGAACCTGCTGTTCACGGATGCGGAGGCGTTCACCAGCTTCAAGTTCACGACCCGCGCCATTGCCTTTGAAATGGACAACGTGGCCGTCGGCTACAACGTCAGCGCAATTCCGGAGCCCGGCTCCATCGGCCTGCTGGGCCTGGGCCTGGCCGCGCTGGGTGTGAACCGCCGCCGTAGCAAGGCGAAGAAGGCCTGA
- a CDS encoding response regulator, whose protein sequence is MKPQSQILVVDDDEGITSLLRDYLARFDFGTHAAADGHAMRAQLASQPIDLVVLDLMLPGTDGLTLARELRQRSTIPIIMLTARAGAVERVVGLEVGADDYMAKPFEPRELVARIQTVLRRSVARNDPTPDGVGGDVVRFDGWSMLRHERQLKSPTGMVVPLSNAEFRLLSIFLGAPRRVFAREQLMAQARGRSMDGYERSIDLLVSRLRQKLSEDPQNPSMIKTVRGVGYMFDSQTVQSTAAWHSSGL, encoded by the coding sequence ATGAAACCTCAATCGCAAATCCTGGTGGTTGACGACGACGAAGGCATCACCAGCCTTCTGCGCGACTATCTGGCGCGATTCGATTTCGGCACCCATGCGGCGGCCGACGGCCATGCCATGCGGGCCCAATTGGCCAGCCAGCCGATCGACCTGGTGGTGCTCGACCTGATGCTGCCGGGCACCGACGGCCTGACGCTGGCGCGCGAACTGCGCCAGCGCTCGACGATCCCGATCATCATGCTCACGGCCCGTGCCGGTGCGGTCGAGCGCGTGGTGGGGCTGGAGGTCGGCGCCGACGACTACATGGCCAAGCCTTTCGAGCCGCGCGAACTCGTGGCCCGTATCCAGACTGTGCTGCGCCGCTCGGTGGCGCGCAACGACCCGACGCCGGACGGCGTCGGCGGCGACGTCGTGCGTTTCGATGGCTGGTCGATGCTGCGGCACGAGCGGCAACTGAAGTCGCCGACGGGCATGGTCGTGCCTCTGTCCAACGCCGAGTTCCGGCTGCTGTCGATCTTCCTCGGTGCGCCGCGCCGTGTGTTCGCGCGTGAGCAACTGATGGCGCAGGCGCGTGGGCGCAGCATGGATGGCTACGAGCGCAGCATCGACCTGCTCGTTTCGCGGCTGCGCCAGAAGCTCTCGGAAGATCCGCAGAACCCGTCGATGATCAAGACCGTGCGCGGCGTCGGCTACATGTTCGACAGCCAGACGGTGCAGAGCACCGCGGCCTGGCATTCTTCCGGACTGTGA
- a CDS encoding acyl-CoA dehydrogenase family protein, whose protein sequence is MDFNFSDDQEQLRDAVRKWVEKGYGFARRREIAATGGFSREAYSEITDLGLGGLYIPEADGGLGMGPVEGMVVMEELGRGIVLEPFGQTLVGSGILSAYAPEEVRAEWLPKIASGEALVVLAHQERAARYHLDMCQAQASATAGGFSLSAHKSIVPAGDHADAFLVPAQLDGRIALFLVARGAAGITTRGYATQDGARGAELTLADTPATLLTREGLAALEHAVDIGIAALCAEAVGVMDMTLAVTVEYMNTRKQFGVAIASFQALRHRVADMKMQLELARSMSYYASLQLNAPAGERRRAMARAKYQLGQSMRFVGQQAVQLHGGIGVTDEYIVSHYFKKLTQLEMTFGDTLHHLGEVSERMQETAGVFA, encoded by the coding sequence ATGGATTTCAACTTCAGCGATGACCAGGAACAGCTGCGCGACGCTGTGCGCAAATGGGTCGAAAAGGGCTACGGCTTCGCGCGCCGCCGGGAGATCGCCGCCACGGGCGGCTTCTCGCGCGAGGCGTATTCGGAAATCACCGACCTGGGCCTGGGCGGCCTGTACATCCCCGAGGCCGATGGCGGGCTGGGCATGGGGCCGGTCGAAGGCATGGTGGTGATGGAAGAACTCGGTCGCGGCATCGTGCTCGAACCTTTCGGCCAGACGCTGGTCGGCAGCGGCATCCTGTCGGCCTATGCGCCGGAAGAAGTCAGGGCCGAATGGCTGCCGAAGATCGCCTCGGGCGAGGCGCTCGTGGTGCTGGCCCACCAAGAGCGTGCGGCGCGTTACCACCTCGACATGTGCCAGGCGCAGGCCAGCGCCACTGCGGGCGGCTTCAGCCTGTCGGCGCACAAAAGCATCGTGCCCGCGGGCGACCATGCGGACGCCTTCCTCGTGCCCGCGCAACTCGATGGCCGGATCGCGCTGTTTCTGGTGGCGCGCGGCGCAGCCGGAATCACCACCCGTGGTTATGCGACGCAGGATGGCGCCCGCGGGGCCGAACTGACCCTGGCCGACACACCGGCCACGCTGCTGACCCGCGAAGGCCTCGCGGCGCTGGAACACGCGGTGGACATCGGCATTGCGGCGCTTTGTGCGGAAGCCGTTGGCGTGATGGACATGACCCTGGCCGTCACCGTCGAATACATGAACACACGCAAGCAGTTCGGCGTGGCCATCGCCAGCTTCCAGGCCCTGCGCCACCGCGTGGCCGACATGAAGATGCAGCTCGAACTCGCGCGCTCGATGAGTTACTACGCCTCGCTCCAACTCAATGCCCCGGCCGGAGAACGACGCCGCGCCATGGCCCGCGCCAAGTACCAGCTGGGACAATCGATGCGGTTCGTCGGGCAGCAGGCGGTGCAGCTGCACGGCGGCATCGGCGTCACCGACGAATACATCGTGAGCCACTATTTCAAGAAGCTCACGCAGCTGGAAATGACGTTCGGCGACACCCTGCACCATCTGGGCGAGGTGTCGGAGCGGATGCAGGAAACCGCCGGCGTATTCGCCTGA
- the purN gene encoding phosphoribosylglycinamide formyltransferase, with the protein MKNIVILISGGGSNMAAIVQASQREDWAGRFGARVSLVIANKPAAPGLATARAAGIATAVVEHKAFAAAADPRAAFDAELAAVIDREAPALVLLAGFMRILTPGFVERYAGRLINIHPSLLPAFAGLQTHQRALDAGCQFVGATVHRVTPELDHGPILGQVVVPVLPGDTAEGLAQRVLSQEHRLYPRVVAGLLAEMA; encoded by the coding sequence ATGAAAAACATTGTCATTTTGATCTCAGGCGGCGGCTCCAACATGGCGGCCATCGTGCAGGCCTCGCAACGCGAGGATTGGGCCGGACGTTTTGGCGCCCGCGTCAGCCTGGTGATCGCCAACAAGCCGGCCGCGCCGGGCCTGGCAACGGCCCGTGCGGCAGGGATCGCCACCGCGGTGGTCGAGCACAAGGCCTTCGCCGCCGCTGCCGATCCACGCGCGGCCTTCGACGCCGAACTCGCCGCGGTGATTGATCGCGAGGCGCCCGCGCTGGTGCTGCTGGCCGGCTTCATGCGCATCCTCACGCCGGGTTTCGTCGAACGTTATGCAGGAAGATTGATCAACATCCACCCGTCATTGCTGCCGGCCTTTGCCGGGCTGCAGACGCACCAGCGCGCGCTGGACGCGGGTTGCCAGTTTGTGGGCGCCACCGTGCACCGCGTGACGCCCGAGCTGGACCACGGCCCGATCCTGGGCCAGGTGGTGGTGCCGGTGCTGCCCGGCGACACGGCGGAGGGCCTGGCGCAGCGCGTGCTGAGCCAGGAACATCGGCTGTACCCGCGTGTCGTGGCGGGACTGCTGGCGGAAATGGCCTGA
- a CDS encoding YceH family protein codes for MPVTTPTPILTPIEARVLATLMEKARTVPDSYPMSLNTLVLGCNQKTSRDPIMNISDAQALTALDELKSAGLVREASGSRVARFEHNFQRGIGVPEQSAVVLGLLMLRGPQTAGELRLNTERWYRFADISSVEGFLEELQDRAAEKGGPLVVKLPRAPGAREQRWAHLLCGPVDLAALAAADADAAQPGAGASMLLQARIDVLENEVAQLRATVHKLCEELGLPLPPPVSPRGQD; via the coding sequence ATCCCCGTGACCACACCCACACCCATCCTGACCCCCATCGAAGCGCGCGTGCTCGCCACCCTGATGGAGAAGGCGCGCACCGTCCCCGACAGCTATCCGATGTCGCTCAACACCCTGGTGCTGGGCTGCAACCAGAAAACCAGCCGCGACCCGATCATGAACATCAGCGATGCCCAGGCGCTGACCGCACTGGACGAGCTCAAGTCCGCCGGGCTGGTGCGCGAGGCCAGCGGCAGCCGGGTGGCGCGTTTCGAACACAACTTCCAGCGCGGCATCGGCGTGCCCGAGCAGTCGGCCGTGGTGCTGGGCCTGTTGATGCTGCGCGGGCCGCAGACGGCCGGCGAACTGCGGCTGAACACCGAACGCTGGTACAGGTTCGCCGACATCTCCTCGGTCGAGGGCTTTCTGGAGGAACTGCAGGACCGGGCCGCCGAAAAAGGCGGCCCGCTGGTCGTCAAGCTGCCGCGCGCACCCGGCGCCCGCGAACAGCGCTGGGCCCATCTGCTGTGCGGGCCGGTCGACCTGGCCGCGCTGGCCGCCGCCGACGCCGATGCGGCCCAGCCCGGCGCAGGCGCGTCGATGCTTCTGCAGGCGCGCATCGATGTGCTGGAAAACGAGGTGGCGCAATTGCGCGCCACGGTGCACAAACTGTGTGAGGAACTCGGTCTGCCCTTGCCGCCGCCCGTGTCCCCCCGCGGACAGGATTGA